A single window of Eucalyptus grandis isolate ANBG69807.140 chromosome 1, ASM1654582v1, whole genome shotgun sequence DNA harbors:
- the LOC108958808 gene encoding receptor-like protein 7: MNGSIVSWLLLAISTTSIFSNITGASASVECLSVDQRLLLLELRNSLIFNTSKSSKLVKWDHHSASSWSGVTCEDGLIVGLDLSDESISGGIDGSSSLFRLEFLRSLNLAFNYFNFMAIPSGLANLSRLEHLNLSNANFTSGDRLELEKPNLRSLIGDLGELRELYLDGVYVPEEGREWCDALSSSVPKLEVLSMSDCSLSGPFDASLMSLANLSVIQLKHNYLSTTVPSFLANFFSLKTLNLSNCDLQGEFPDEVFQVQTLQNLDLSFNELLQGSLPDFPVDSSLETMVLGITNFSGRLPDSIGDLRKLSRLDLSNCRFTGSIPSSMENLSELTYLDLSSNNLTGSIPPYGASRNLTQIILSDNSLTGQITSVGWENLLNLEILDLEDNSLEGDIPPAMFTLPRLKRILLSHNRFSGELIIYPNVSLYQLGWLDLGSNLLQGSVPVSIFELQGLTYLSLSFNNFSGSLNIDVFQGFGNLTYLDLSYSGLSISAMVSTSTVASSFPKFHTLNLASCQLQTLPQFLANQSDLVFLDLSHNHFHGDIPRWLWTLENLSNLNLSSNVFEDLETPLLNITSPLWVIDLHSNMLRWKMPDLPLPVLYLDFSENNIHGSIPKSICKANDLKVLDLSRNNLNGIIPDCVMTGSLKVLNLRNNQLSGNIPQNILAPRLLQVLDISENFLQGQIPLSWANCTMLETVNLGDNQIDGTFPCHFKAISSLRVLVLRSNKLHGEIGCPHSPNAWQMLQIIDLSSNNFSGTLPASLLASWEAMKANVDFHHLQYEFVLFSNVYYQETVGVIVKGLQLELVKILTTFTSIDFSGNRLEGPIPDTLADLKALYFLNLSHNAISGSISPVLGNLHQLESLDLSWNYLNGTIPAQLANLNFLSFLNLSNNQLVGSIPAWRQFLTFSKSSFEGNLGLCGFPLDNSCSTTTNGTPEAGSVPTQSGIDVGGNNDDSKKKWFYMGMPLGFVVGFWVFCGPIVFIRSWRFAYYRFWDEVLFRHSSP, from the exons ATGAACGGTTCGATCGTGTCATGGCTTCTTCTTGCTATATCCACAACCTCCATCTTCTCCAACATTACTGGGGCTTCGGCTTCAGTCGAGTGTCTCAGTGTCGACCAGAGATTGCTCTTGCTCGAGCTAAGAAACAGCCTCATCTTTAACACCTCTAAGTCTTCCAAGCTAGTAAAGTGGGACCACCACAGTGCCAGTTCGTGGAGCGGTGTGACATGCGAGGACGGCCTCATCGTGGGACTCGATTTGAGCGACGAGTCGATCTCTGGCGGAATCGACGGTTCGTCGAGTCTCTTCAGGCTTGAGTTCCTTCGGAGCCTGAACTTGGCGTTCAATTACTTCAACTTCATGGCGATTCCATCAGGCCTTGCGAATCTCAGCCGCTTGGAACATCTCAACTTGTCCAATGCCAATTTCACAAG TGGGGATCGACTGGAACTTGAGAAGCCCAATTTGAGGTCGCTGATTGGGGATTTGGGGGAGTTGAGGGAGCTATACCTTGATGGGGTCTATGTGCCTGAAGAGGGAAGGGAGTGGTGCGACGCATTGTCTTCTTCTGTGCCGAAACTTGAGGTGTTGAGCATGTCAGACTGTTCACTGTCTGGTCCTTTTGATGCTTCTCTTATGAGTCTTGCTAATCTATCGGTCATTCAACTCAAGCACAACTACTTGTCCACCACAGTTCCCAGCTTCTTAGCGAATTTTTTCAGCTTGAAAACACTGAACCTAAGTAATTGTGACCTGCAGGGAGAATTTCCTGATGAAGTTTTTCAGGTACAAACACTTCAGAACCTTGACCTATCATTCAACGAACTTCTTCAAGGTTCTCTACCCGATTTTCCGGTGGATAGTTCTCTTGAGACTATGGTTCTGGGAATCACGAATTTTTCAGGGAGGCTTCCAGATTCAATTGGTGATCTCAGAAAATTGTCGAGATTAGATCTATCTAATTGCAGATTTACTGGATCAATCCCGAGCTCGATGGAGAACCTATCAGAGCTGACTTATTTGGACTTGTCTTCTAATAATCTTACCGGTTCAATTCCGCCATATGGTGCATCCAGAAATCTGACCCAAATAATATTATCTGATAATAGTTTAACGGGTCAGATCACCTCCGTTGGCTGGGAGAACCTtctgaatcttgaaattttggaTCTGGAAGACAATTCATTGGAAGGTGACATTCCCCCCGCCATGTTTACACTTCCTCGACTTAAGAGGATACTTCTTTCGCACAATAGATTTTCTGGTGAGCTTATCATATATCCGAATGTCTCTTTGTATCAACTGGGCTGGCTTGATTTGGGTAGCAACCTGTTACAAGGGTCAGTACCAGTATCGATATTTGAACTGCAAGGACTTACGTACCTCTCACTTTCTTTCAATAATTTCAGTGGCTCGTTGAATATTGATGTGTTTCAGGGATTTGGAAATTTAACTTATCTTGATTTATCGTACAGTGGCTTGTCCATTAGTGCTATGGTGTCTACTTCTACTGTTGCATCCTCTTTCCCTAAATTTCATACTTTAAATTTGGCTTCCTGCCAGTTGCAAACATTGCCTCAATTTTTGGCTAACCAGTCTGATTTGGTATTCCTTGACCTCTCCCACAATCATTTTCATGGGGATATACCACGATGGTTATGGACACTAGAAAATCTTTCGAATCTCAATCTTTCCTCTAATgtctttgaagatttggagacacctCTACTCAATATTACTTCTCCTCTGTGGGTCATCGACCTCCATTCAAACATGCTACGATGGAAGATGCCTGACTTGCCGTTACCCGTTCTGTACTTGGATTTCTCGGAGAATAATATCCATGGGTCCATCCCGAAGTCAATTTGCAAAGCTAATGATCTTAAAGTGCTTGACTTATCACGTAACAATCTGAACGGAATTATTCCCGATTGTGTAATGACGGGGTCCCTCAAGGTATTGAATCTAAGAAATAACCAATTGAGTGGCAATATTCCTCAAAACATCCTCGCACCACGCCTTCTGCAAGTATTGGATATTAGTGAGAATTTCTTGCAGGGCCAGATTCCATTGTCATGGGCAAATTGCACGATGTTAGAGACTGTGAACCTCGGGGACAATCAAATAGACGGGACATTTCCATGCCATTTCAAGGCTATATCGAGTCTCCGTGTCCTTGTTTTACGATCCAACAAATTGCATGGGGAAATTGGATGTCCACATAGTCCCAACGCCTGGCAAATGCTTCAAATCATTGACCTGTCTTCAAACAATTTCAGTGGCACATTGCCTGCGAGTCTCTTGGCATCTTGGGAGGCTATGAAGGCCAATGTAGACTTCCATCACCTGCAGTATGAGTTTGTTCTATTTAGCAATGTGTATTATCAAGAAACAGTTGGTGTAATCGTGAAAGGTCTACAGCTAGAACTTGTCAAGATCTTGACTACTTTCACGTCGATTGACTTCTCGGGCAATAGATTGGAGGGTCCAATCCCAGATACACTAGCAGATCTCAAAGCACTTTATTTCCTCAACCTATCGCATAATGCCATCTCAGGTTCAATTTCTCCTGTTTTAGGGAATCTTCATCAGCTCGAATCGTTGGACCTATCATGGAACTACCTCAATGGAACTATACCGGCTCAGCTTGCGAATCTTAATTTCCTTTCATTCCTGAACCTCTCAAACAATCAACTTGTGGGAAGCATCCCAGCATGGAGACAGTTTCTCACATTTTCCAAAAGTTCCTTCGAAGGAAACCTTGGATTGTGCGGGTTTCCACTCGATAATAGTTGCTCAACTACAACAAATGGGACACCGGAAGCAGGTAGTGTTCCCACTCAAAGTGGCATAGATGTTGGCGGCAACAATGATGATAGCAAGAAGAAGTGGTTTTACATGGGCATGCCGCTTGGATTTGTGGTTGGCTTCTGGGTATTTTGTGGTCCAATAGTGTTTATCAGATCATGGAGGTTTGCTTATTATCGATTCTGGGATGAGGTGTTGTTCAGACACTCAAGTCCATGA